Part of the Vicugna pacos chromosome 3, VicPac4, whole genome shotgun sequence genome is shown below.
TCTGATAGCATTGATTGAATTAAAGGTAGTGGGACACCGATgtcttaaaagatttttttcaacatttcttcAATTGGTTGTACTGATTGTATGCTTAAATAACATTGGACAAAGTTTGCACATTTATGCATAGGGAGGAGAAGTGATGGTAAGCATGTGTAATCTATTCAGTCTTTGACCCCTCTTGAGACATTAGAGATACATCTCTTAATTTCTAAAAACCATTTTCTAAGGCAAGCTGAAATAAGACTGATGAGTAAGGACTTTGCTTTTATCCAATCAGGAGGATTTTTACTGATTGTTTTGTTCAGGAGATTGTGACTGCATGTTAGAATACCACTACTTATGTATGACCTGTTTCCAGCCATAAATTGTTGCTctcaagtgaaataaaaatacatttttgatgaCTGAAAACAGTAGTTCTTAGTTTATCTTGAATCTAGAGTTGTTTCTGGCTTATCAAACTAGACCATGGTAAATTTCAAGGCCAAGCACTTTCTAGGCCAAAGCACCTCTTCTTGGGCCACTGTGAACTTGTCTAGCGTCAGTCAACTTTGGGCTCTTCATGCTACTACTGTGATCACCCTCAGCTACAGCAGACTATGTACtcacttgctttttgtttttgttgcagCGATAGGAAATGCCTTTGCAGTTCTGAGCAATCCTGATAAGAGACTCCGCTATGATGAATATGGAGATGAACAGGTGACTTTCACTGCTCCTCGAGCCAGACCTTATAATTATTACAGGGACTTCGAAGCTGACATCACTCCAGAAGAGCTATtcaatgtcttctttggaggacATTTTCCTACTGGTTAGTATTccaaaattatcatttaaaaagttgTATACACTTTGAGGATCTATTTGAGGATCTGAATAAAGGCACCGTGGTATGGTGGAAACAGCAAGACTTCGGAATCAGATGAGCTGAGATTTAAGGCAAGTCTTCAGTCTCCAGCTATGCGTGATTTTGATCAAATCACTTAGTCCCTCTGATCCTACTTCCTTACCTGAAAAATGGGGCTGATAATACCAACCTcagagggctgctgtgaggattagatatttttaagtgctttataaatTAGAAGCAAAATGCCTGTATCATCAAAATAGCAACCAGATAAAGATAAAGGTTAGAAAAGTACTCCCAGAAAGTTGGAAGTTGGGAAAATTAAATGCCTAGGAAGTAAACTGAATTTTATGAGTTGCCATTAAAGATATTAGTGACATAATCTAATACTGGTCAAGGAGGCAGACATGAGCATGTCAGACAGGAGTCATGACCCAAATGCTCTTTTGAGATTCTCACTCACTAGTTACAAAAGACTATTTAAATCAAGGCAGGAGAGCTAAGTACATTCTACTTCCTGCTGGTTCACTTGGCATACCTACTGTCTTATTTTCCTATTGGGTATAATGGGAGAATACTTGACCTATATAGAACCTAGTTGGGAGCAAGGACTTTGGAAAAAGCAAGGAAGGGGTGTTCGCCCTGTCGCATACTAAGTGTTCTTCTTTCTTCAggaaatattcatatgttttcaaACGTGACAGATGACACCCACTATTACCGCCGGCGGCACCGACATGAGAGGACACAGACacggaaggaagaggaagaagataaaCCTCAGGTACCTGGAAGGGACAGGACAACTGCTGCCCATAAACGTTTGTACTGAGCTGGACATGGAGTATGATCAGGTTTTAGAAGTTTAATGTGAGATATGTTGCTAACAGGTGCTTTAGGAAAGCAGAGGCATGGTAAGAAGAGGTGGGTAATTGGTCCAAATAGGCCAGAATGGTACCCCTCTTCCCCACCCATTCTTTGATAACTGTCCCAGAATATCTGTTCCCCTGTGGGGCTGTCTTAACCAAGGTTTTCTTAACTGCAGAGAATAGGAAGCcctttcaaaatattcaaaactaAAGGGGGTTTAAGGGAAGGGATCAAGGGAGTCTCATGAAGCTCAAAGGCAGGAAGCACGTTGGGCCTCATGACAGACAGGAACCAGGAACTGCGGTGCTGTGAGGCACCCCCACAGCTGTGCTCTCCACGACTCTTGGGGCCAGACTGTCTGCAGTTTTCCTGCCTCTGCATCTGCTTTGTCTTCTCTAAGCAGCCTGGCTTGTTCTACTTCCCCTTGCAAATGGCCAGTCCACAGTGCCTCCGAGTATGTGTCCTTTCTTCAAGTGACTGCCTAGCAGTGAATGGTGATGAATCTCCATCCCAGATTCTTAGGAGGGAGAATGTGATTATCCCTGCTACCATTAGATGTTCCCTAGATGCCCCACAGTCCTTTCAGGTATGGCCAGGGTGACAGAGTTACATAATATGACATGATCTTGTGAGAGTCACAGTCTGGGCAGACTCACCCACGGGTGTCTGCTTCATTGTTTTTAGAAAAGAAGGCTGCAGAAGGATTACTGGGTGTCAATCCAGGTTGTGGGCGGgcctccttctgccttctcagtaGATGGAACAGAGTTGTCTGGTACTTCTCAGCAGAAAGTACGCCTTCCCAGAAAAGCCTCAGGCTATGTGCAATGCATTGgtaatgtgtattttctttggaaaaacaatCCTATTTTTAGTAAACTGTATATTGATGAAGAACACTTAACaccaaatactttttctttttcagactaCATATTCTGCATTTATTCAGTTACTTCCAGTTCTGGTGATTGTGATTATATCTGTCATTACTCAGCTGCTAGCTGCTAATCCCCCATATAGTCTATTCTATAAATCGTAagtcaaatatttataaatcttcTTAATAATCTGGTGAAAGACTTGAATGTTTTGCTAGTACATTACTAACATTTCATTTCATCTTTTGTTGTAGAAAACACTGATTTTGTGTTTAAAGGAGCAGCTGGATAGTAATAATACAAACTCAAAAATACTGTAGGCAGTTTCCTGTACACTCAGGCCATGGATTGTTTTGTTCTGCAGCGACATCATCCGGTCAGCTGCAGAACAGCAACAGCTGGTTTCTAAAGGATTAATAGAGTAACTCCAGGTTCAGGGTAAATCCTTATCACACCATGTTAGAGTCAGAAAGGACCTTACTGAGCTTGTGATAGTATCGCTGGACCCCTGTGAATCTGAGAACAGAGTAACTAGGATCCAGTGatatttccaatttaaaaattgCAAGAATGGGACGTTTACTCACAATAAGGCTACATAGTCAAGCCATAGTATCtcatttctttgcttttgctGAAAATATAGAAATTCATTACAAAGTTTGTATTGCATGGAAAATATGAGGTCTGATAGGAATTTTTAGATTTCTTCAATTAATTGCTTCACTTAATTCAGTTCTCAAAGTTTGGTCCCTAGACCAACATCATCAGCATTAACTGGCAAcatattagaaatgcagactcttagTCTTCTCTCCATATCTattgaatcagaaactctagtGGTGAAAACCAGCAATATGAGttgttaacaagccctccagataATTCTGGTCCATACTAAGGTTTGAGAATCCctggattatttttttaatttaacaatgaGAAATAAGTCATTAGTTACTATTATAGTTTAGTAAACAAAAACTTTTCCACATGTGGAGTCCATGGGGCAGGAAGAGCTCTTGCTGGTGATCACTATAGACTGAAGACTGTCATTTTAGATCagtatcttcattttatacaGAGGAAAGCTGAAATTCAGAGAGAGTTTGCTATCAGGTCATGCTGGCTTGATtccctctatttctttttttttttaagatttatttatatatttattttacaatatcatattttttaaattggaatatagttgatgtacaatattatatgttataggtgtacaatatagtgattcacaatttttaaaggttatactccatttatagttattagaaaatattgcctatattcctgatgttgtacaatacatccttgtagcttattttatacctgatactTTGTACcccttaatcctccacctccatctgcccctcccctttcttgctccccactgatagccactagttccttctctacatctgtgatctgtttcttttctgttatattcactagtttgttgtatttttttagactctacatgtaagtgatgtcttacaatatttgtctttctctgtcggacttatttcacttagcataatgccctccaagtccatccatgctgtacaccagaaactaatacaatgttttaagtcaactgtacttcaattaaaaagcaaccaaccaaccaaccaagccATTTAAAATATGCGCAGGAGAACTGAACagacaaaagaggaaatgcagatggccaacaggaacatgaaaagttgctcagcatcactcatatcagggaaatgaaatcaaaatcacaataagatatcatcttacacctgtcagaatggccatcatcaaaaagaatacaaataacaaatgttggcaaggatgtggagacttgtacactgctagtgggaatgtaaattggtgcagccactatggaaagcagtatggaggtttctcaaaaaccaaaaaatagaaccaccatatgggccaggaattccactcttgggcatatattcgagaaaaacaaaaacattaattcaaaaagatatatacaccccactattaacagcaacaaacAATAACTATAAACAattcattatttataattgccaagatatggaagcatcctaagtgcacatcaataggtgaatggatacagaagatgtagcatatatatgtaatagaatacaactcaaccataaaaaagaaggatattttgccttttgcggcccttcattcactttttttttcacttcaaaaaccagaattttataactggcataaacattaacattgcatcaaaaacaacaaaatacctagaaataaacttaatgaaggaagttacctgtactctgaaaactgtaaaacattgatgaaggaaattgaagatgatacaaagaaatggaaagatatctcgtGATTCCCTCTATTTCTTGACTTCCATGTTTCTCCATAGGCTACTGCTACCTCCTTTCTTGTCAACCAGTGGGACAGGCAGGAACCTGCCCTGCTAACAGCTTCCCAGAGGCAGGTGACAGCAGTCATGACCTATGCTCTTAGACATTCAGCAAGATCCCTAAGCCGAGAGATCAAAGAAGGCTGGGAGAAggtcaaattaactcatttaGGATGGAATTTTTCTAGTTTGAACAAAATCAGCTTGGATTTTGCACATTACTCTCACTCTGTTTTAACTTAAATTTGAGCTCCCTTCTGTGTTTCCTTATGGTTAGACTTTAGTTAACCCAGACCTGTTTGTTTCTGAGCACCAGATACCATTGGATATCTCAGACCCACAGAGAGTTAGCCTGGAAGTATCACTGAAATCTTttatctgagttttttttttttgcagttctcACCTATCAGCTATGTGTGAAGTACTTTTTATCATGTCCTAAAAATTGGAACTAAGTTGCTGTGAGCTATCTGGTTATTTGTAAATAGTTTACTGTAACAATCATTTCATTCAACTAGCATTTACCAATAGCCTACTCTATTCCAAGTGCCATGCTAGGTCCTACAcagtatataattattttttttagcaTTCAGCATTCTACTTTTAGCATAGAAAGCAATGTAAGAGAGGTGAATCCAGAtatctgcaccctcatgttctACCAGCATTacttacgatagccaagacatggaaacaacctcagtgtccatctgtggatgaatggatgaagaagttgtggtatgtatacTCGagggaatattatccagccataaaaaatgaagcaatcctaccatttgtgacaacattgatggaccttgaaggcattatcctaagtgaaataagtcagacagagaaagacaaatactgtaagatctcacttacatgtataatctgggaaaaaaaacccaaaaaaaccaaaaaacccaaactcatagaaaaagagatcagaagatcagacttgtggttaccaaaggtggaggggagagggagggagaatcaGAGGAAGGTGGTCAAAGTTAAAAACTaacagttataagataaataagtacaagGGATATACAACATGATAActgtagttaacactgctgtatgctaGGAAATGATAGGCAAGTTGTTCAGAGGGTGAATTctaagaattctcatcacaaggagaaattatttttccttttttcttttctattttctttttatggtaTCCATACAAGATGGATGTTAGCAGAACCTATTGTAGTAATAATTTCacagtatatgtaaaataaaccaTCATGATGGTTGccttaaattaagaaaaaataagagagaggtTAATCCTTTAAGggaataaagtaaaatatgttgAGGCTGAATCCAGTTTGAACATGCTCATGTAATATTGGCAATCATTACCTTACACTTACTGCTTTGCTTGGGAAATAATAAATGTTAGATGTATTAGAAAATGGTATCTGCATCTGCCTTATGAAGGGGTGATTGTGATGATGTCTGTGAGGACAGTGCTGAGAGTGATACTGCCAAATGTAACAAGCTTACCTGAGCGCCCCTCTCCTTGTTTCAGGACCATGGGCTACACCATTTCTAGAGAAACCCAGAACCTACAGGTGCCTTACTTTGTGGATAAAAACTTTGACAAGGCCTACAGAGGAGCATCGCTGCGTGACCTGGAGAAGACGATAGAGAAGGATTACATTGATTACATCCAGACCACTTGCTGgaaggaaaaacaacaaagtaaGATGCTCTGAAAGGAGCTTTAGCTGATGGCCATGCTTCCAACCTGAGGCATCCCCACCAGCTTCCtgatccttcctctctccttgttTGAGTTGCACATGTTTACGTGAacagggagaggacagaggcCCTTTCAggatactacaaaaaaaaaaaaaaagcagtatacACTTGGCCAGGACTTGGAAATCTTAGGAACAAGGCAGCACTAGTTGCctatctgcctgtctgtctcttaGTCTCTACCTCTCTCTGCCTATCtgccctctttcctctctctgccatctgctttcctttgcttcttcaaGCTCTCTTCTTTCACCACCTTGATTTGCTATGGTTTATTTTGGTTGCTACCCTCTTAGTCACTCTCCCAACTTCCCCAACCCCACCAGTTATTGGCCCCTTTGTACATCCCAAGCTCCCTCTTTAAACAGTTAGCTGGTTTAGTCCAAAGTTTCCTAATTCCACATTCCCTGGAGGGAAATCTAACTGATCCAGCCTAAACAAAGTTTTATATGTTGTTGATATTGAGTTCATGTGcaccttctcttcctctccaggTAGCTGTGGCCACATAGAACAAAAATGACCCTCCCTGAAGTAGGCCTTccactctgtttctctctctggagACAGTGGGGGTGACAGTGTTGCCACTTGGCTTACAACTCCAGTGAGTGTTAGTGAGGAGTGCTGGTAGCAAGGGCAACCCTGTCTCTCAGCCAACAGGCTCACTTTTCATCCCACTTGAattccacacacatacacacatacgtcTGTTAATTATTGTATAAAACTTGGCttgggtaatttttaaaaagcaaactcaTTTTTAACTCATAGCTTATTACTGGGTATTATAAACATCTAACAGTGTGTGATAAATTTAGATCTTCAGTCATAGAGCTGCTAAGCCCTCACTGACCCATCAGGCATCCCAACCCCACCCCCTAGTTaatctctccttcctctgtgttTTTAAAGCACTTTGCTCATCCTGTTAACACAGTACCACCCTCACAGTGTTAGTGTTCTGTAGCCACATGACAGTCTCCCTGCTGGATTCTGGGCTCTCTGAGGACAAGAACCATGTCTTACTAATTTTGTGGCCCAGGCCCTTGGCACTGTCCTTGCTTCAGAAcagatgctcaacaaatgtctTTTGAAAAGAAGATTCTCAGGACTGGAAAACTGAAAATGCTGAGCATTAAGAATCAGAGAGCAGGGCCAGTGTCCTAACCCTGGCCCTGAGGGAGCTTGTCTCTGCCCTCTGCTTCTGTAGGGCAGAGCCCAGCTGACCTCTCAGGTGCATTAGGAGCTTTGTGGGCAATGACTCTGGGATCTAAGGGGGAATTCAGCAGGAGGAGGAAGTTGATtttttattgggggaaaaaaacagagttCATACCGCATTGTTTATGgggtttattgtttgtttttgttttttggggggatgggtaattaggtttatttacttagttactttagtggtggtgctggggattgaacccaggatctcatgcactaagcatgtactctaaccactgagctatatcctccctgccAAAAGAGAGTCTAGCCCATTATTGAACTAGGTTTTACAAGTTTCAAAAATCAGGAAAGAGTTTTGGGGCCAGATTAAGGCCTTGGACTAAAAGGCATTATAATCAGGTGAAGGGCACAGTCATAAAAGTCAGCATCGTTTTAGGCCCTGAGAAGTTTTTGAATTTGTTGCTTTCTGCaagaaatcaattaaaatatgcatttcaCATTCTTCaaacacacttacacacaccTGCTGGAACTATGCAAAGAGCTCATGGTAAGGATTACACGTAAGATGACTTCTAGGCTTTTGTCCTCATCCTTATGAAGCCTAGTTTTAGGGCTTTGGCACTCTCTGGGTATAAACAGATCCAGTGGGTGAACGTGATGCATGTACCGGCAAGTTCCAAACTGCGGGTTATCAGCACACACCCCTTAAAAATCTATTTCTGGCATTTAAGGTTGGTGGCTGTCTGAAACCTCCCCACAACCCAAGTGCCATTTGAGAACAAGCAGCATCTGCCCTCCGGATCCAGCAGCAAGTGCAGCCAACAAGGTTAAATTTAGCACTTGGAGGTTGTAAAAATAAACCCACTTGAGAACAAAGTTCACTCTTGGCAAAATAGCGAATGGAAACTGTTTTTAGCAGAGTTAACCATTGTCTTTTTAAATcctttgttaatttcttttctctgctcTTAGAATGGTTCATCGGAGTGAATTTCTGAGTAATCCCTTACTATGAACACTGATTGCCCTGTTTACTCCTTCACAGATGCATCTAGATAATAAACCTGGTGCCAGGGGAAGTGGCCATGCCACTGGGCTGGGATGGACCAAAGTAGCAGGCAGGAACTGCCTCCTGACCTCGGTGAGCTGAGCTGAgatcccagccctgcctggcagAGGAGAACTTCTTTCCACACCCTGGAGCAGGGTAGCAGAGTGGGTAGGAGCTTAGGCTTTGAAATGGAGATAAAATGTACTTCCTCCCAGAAAAATTGTATGGATTATAGAAGATGGTATGAGTGTAACGCTTAGTGTGGtgtctggcatgtagtaagtgGCTGACTCCTGGTGGAGTCCAGTCCTTCCTTGCTTGGCCTGACTAGACTGGATGCCGCACTGTCTCATGGGCCTGGATCCTGAGGGTGGTTGGGATCTGTTGGGGTCTTCCAGCTGTCAAGACTCCAATCTGAGCTCTTGTGCAGAGTGTTTTTAGGAGAGGCTCTGAGACTTGCCTGTCTTGGTAATTTGCCTGAGTCAGTTTACCCTGAAGGCTCAATGCTCTGTCCA
Proteins encoded:
- the DNAJC18 gene encoding dnaJ homolog subfamily C member 18, whose amino-acid sequence is MAATLGSGERWTEAYIDAVRRNKYPEDRPPESHDPCGCCNCMKAQKEKKSENEWNQTWQGEGNTTYTEEQLLGVQRIKKCRNYYEILGVARNASDEELKKAYRKLALKFHPDKNCAPGATDAFKAIGNAFAVLSNPDKRLRYDEYGDEQVTFTAPRARPYNYYRDFEADITPEELFNVFFGGHFPTGNIHMFSNVTDDTHYYRRRHRHERTQTRKEEEEDKPQTTYSAFIQLLPVLVIVIISVITQLLAANPPYSLFYKSTMGYTISRETQNLQVPYFVDKNFDKAYRGASLRDLEKTIEKDYIDYIQTTCWKEKQQKSELTNLAGLYRDERLKQKAESLKLENCEKLSKLIGLRRGG